The bacterium genomic interval CCAATAAAGACATCTTTAAGATTAAGCTCTGCCGTAGCTTCAAAGATAATGCAAGCAGTTAACTTGATTGCCTCATCACCTTGATTAAAACCATAGATATCATTAAAGGATTTAAAGTTATCGATATCTAAGTAACATAAAGCAAAAGGTTCGTTGGTCTTTATTCTCTTGGTGAGTTCCTCATAGATTGAATTGTTACCTGGAAGATGAGTTAAGGGGTTAGCATCAAGTCTAAGGCAATTTCGTCTAATAATGGCCTCTACTCTTACGATAAGCTCTTCAGGAATAAAAGGCTTTTCTAGATACTCATCACAACCTTGTTTTAAGCTGCTAATCTTATCCTCAAAAGTACCTCTTCCGGTAAGCATCATAATAGGAAGATGTCGAAAAAATATATTTTTTCGTATTTGCTGGTAGGTTTCATGGCCATTCATGTCGGGCATGGCTAAATCCAGAATTAAGAGATGAGGTATCTCCTCTTGAAGCTTCTGTAAAGTCTCTCTTCCTGACTTAGCTAAGGTTACTTTATAGCCTGCCGGTTCTAATAATTCTTTAAGTAGCTTTCTGACTAGATCTTCATCATCCGTAACTAAGATATGCCTTGATTTTGTGTCTTTAATCATAAATCTACTTTCCCTTTCTTACTTCTTGCTTCCCACTTTCTCATTTCTCATTTTCCCCCTTCTACTTCTTATTTATTTAAAGTTCTTTTTTTTAAGATATCGAGTAGATTATTGACCAAGCTGGTGCTTTTTGAGATAACTTGTTCCATAGAATTTAAATATTCTTTAATCTTTACCTCTTGGGGAAGTTTCTTGGAGACCCTTTGCTCAATGAGATAGATAGATGTTTTTACGACTGAGAAAGAATTTCGAAGTTCATGAGAAACTTTGGCTACGAATTGCTCTATGGTCGCCATCTTAATTTGGTTTTCTAATTCTTCTTTAGTTTTTCTTAATTTATCTTTAGTTTCTCTTAATTCTTCTTTAGTTTTTTTTAAGGAAGTAATATTAGTAACTAAGCCCAGGCTTTCCTT includes:
- a CDS encoding response regulator gives rise to the protein MIKDTKSRHILVTDDEDLVRKLLKELLEPAGYKVTLAKSGRETLQKLQEEIPHLLILDLAMPDMNGHETYQQIRKNIFFRHLPIMMLTGRGTFEDKISSLKQGCDEYLEKPFIPEELIVRVEAIIRRNCLRLDANPLTHLPGNNSIYEELTKRIKTNEPFALCYLDIDNFKSFNDIYGFNQGDEAIKLTACIIFEATAELNLKDVFIGHLGGDDFVLIINPEVIDLVLTKILRSFDAKTPLLYSKEDRKRGFIITTNRCGRKESFPMISLSGGVVTNIEKNFTHYAEIVKIGAEIKQYAKSLHGSIYVIDRRRKEKELLPIET